The Pseudomonas sp. SCA2728.1_7 DNA segment ACGTCACTGCCGTAAGACGCGACGATGCTCGCCGGCATGACCATCGACATGAAAATCACCAGGCTGCTGTAGGTGATCATCAAGTGAAACGGCAGCACCAGTACGCCCACCGCGTTATGCCCGTCGAGCCAGGAGCGCTGGCCCTTGCGCGGGCGGAAGGTGAAGAAGTCCTTGAAGATTTTCTTGTGGGTGATGATTCCGGTGATCAACGCGACAAACATCACCATCGCAGCAATGGTCGATAGCCAACGGCCCCACGGATAAGGCATTTGCAACTGGAAGTGGAAACGGTAGAAGAACTCGCCGCCCATGCTTGCGCGGCCCTGCACTTCGGCGCCGGTTTGCGCATCGAGGGTTTTCGATTCAAAGCGCCCGCGCTCGCCGGGATTGGCCGGCGCTTGTTGCCAACGCACGGTGAGGCCGGGATCCCGGGCATCGGGCAAATCGATCAGCCAGCGTGACGCGCCGGCCGCGTGTTGCTGCAGATAATCCTGAGCCAGTGTCAGACTCGTCTCGGCACTCACCGATCGCGCGGGGATTTCCGGCTGCATCCAGTGGCTGATTTCATCCTTGAAATACGCCAGCGTCCCGGTCAGAAAAATCGCGAACAGCAACCAGCCGAACAGCAGTCCGGCCCAGGTGTGCAGCCAGGCCATCGCCTGACGAAAGCCCTCTTTCATGCCAGGCCCAATCCACGTGCCGCGCCGGAAATGGTTGCCAGAATCACGCTCGGCACCAGCAAGCCAACCCAGGCCGACCACGCCGTACGGCAGGCAAAACACCAGAGCACCGCCACCAGATAGACCAGAAAGGAAATGGTCATGCCAGTCACCACCGCTTCGGCTCGGCTCAACGGCAGCCACAGCGTCAGGGTGACACTGGCCAGCGCCGCGACGAGATAGCCGCCAAACACCGCGGCCAGCACCCGAGAGGTGACGGCCAGACGATAGGACATGGGAAGTGTGGCGAGTTTGCCTTTCATGTTTCGACCCTGAAACGAAAAACGTCCGACCGATAAGCCGAACCTGAGGCGAG contains these protein-coding regions:
- a CDS encoding DUF3649 domain-containing protein, with the protein product MKGKLATLPMSYRLAVTSRVLAAVFGGYLVAALASVTLTLWLPLSRAEAVVTGMTISFLVYLVAVLWCFACRTAWSAWVGLLVPSVILATISGAARGLGLA